Proteins from one Gimesia maris genomic window:
- a CDS encoding DUF2997 domain-containing protein, with protein MNQTIEIIITADGQTRVETKGFTGSDCRIASRFLEQALGQTTSEILKPEFYLSASEEEHVQEGL; from the coding sequence ATGAATCAGACGATCGAAATCATCATCACCGCTGACGGACAGACCCGCGTCGAAACCAAAGGCTTTACCGGCAGTGACTGTCGTATCGCCAGTCGATTCCTGGAACAGGCCCTGGGCCAGACTACTTCAGAAATACTCAAACCGGAATTCTACCTGAGTGCTTCAGAAGAAGAGCACGTACAGGAAGGCCTTTGA
- a CDS encoding AAA family ATPase — protein sequence MTLTSTFSEYVRACFTGIWIESHEHQEALADLALLCRQEDWRLVSWDINQGLQLAEETTEAGNTDPLAAIKAVNGLATPEGTAILVLQNFHRFIQSTEIMQALAQQILSGKQNRTFIVVLSPLVAIPAELEKLFVVLEHELPDRRQLTEIAQDIATEPGELPEGAELETILDAASGLSRFEAEGAFSLSLVRQGKITPTAIWELKTQTLKKSGLLTLHRGAESFDSLGGLTSLKEFTTRILQPHARGLQSRGILLLSPPGCGKSQFCKTLGNEVGRPVLILDVGALMGSLVGESEKRTRQALQIVDAMAPCVLMIDEIEKAFAGVGSSGQSDSGVSARMFGSFLSWLNDHTSDVFVVATSNDVTKLPPEFSRSERFDGIFFLDLPGQEQKNQIWSQYIGLFGLNPDQARPEDTDWTGAEIRSCCRLAGLLDVSLLDARQNVVPVAVTAAESVTRLRQWANGRCLDADRPGIFHWENPRPKSRRSLKHLASIN from the coding sequence ATGACACTCACCAGTACTTTTTCAGAATACGTCCGGGCCTGCTTTACCGGCATCTGGATCGAAAGCCACGAACACCAGGAAGCACTGGCTGACCTGGCTCTACTCTGCCGCCAGGAAGACTGGCGTCTGGTCAGCTGGGATATAAACCAGGGCTTGCAACTCGCGGAAGAAACCACCGAGGCCGGGAACACGGATCCCCTGGCCGCCATCAAAGCCGTCAACGGACTGGCGACGCCGGAAGGAACGGCGATCCTGGTACTCCAGAATTTTCATCGTTTCATCCAGTCCACCGAAATCATGCAGGCCCTGGCGCAGCAGATCCTCTCCGGAAAACAGAACCGGACCTTTATCGTGGTACTCTCCCCCCTGGTTGCCATCCCCGCCGAACTCGAAAAACTGTTTGTCGTCCTGGAACACGAACTCCCGGATCGACGTCAGCTGACTGAGATCGCGCAAGATATTGCCACGGAACCAGGGGAACTGCCAGAAGGGGCTGAACTGGAAACCATCCTGGATGCAGCCAGCGGATTGAGCCGCTTTGAAGCAGAGGGGGCGTTTTCGCTGTCACTGGTACGGCAGGGAAAGATCACTCCCACCGCGATCTGGGAACTGAAAACCCAGACCCTCAAAAAATCAGGTCTGCTGACACTACACCGTGGTGCAGAGTCTTTCGACAGCCTGGGAGGACTGACCTCTCTCAAAGAGTTTACGACACGAATCCTGCAGCCCCATGCTCGTGGCCTGCAATCGCGGGGAATCCTGTTACTCTCCCCTCCCGGCTGTGGAAAATCCCAGTTCTGTAAAACCCTGGGAAATGAAGTCGGTCGCCCGGTCCTGATTCTGGATGTCGGTGCTCTGATGGGTTCCCTCGTCGGCGAATCCGAGAAACGCACACGGCAGGCGCTGCAGATCGTGGACGCCATGGCTCCCTGTGTATTAATGATCGACGAAATCGAAAAAGCGTTCGCCGGTGTGGGATCTTCTGGCCAGAGCGACAGCGGTGTCTCGGCCCGCATGTTTGGTTCTTTCCTCTCATGGCTCAATGATCATACGTCAGATGTGTTCGTTGTAGCGACCAGCAACGATGTTACGAAATTACCACCTGAATTCAGTCGTAGCGAACGCTTTGATGGTATCTTCTTCCTGGACCTGCCAGGCCAGGAGCAGAAGAATCAGATCTGGTCTCAGTACATTGGGCTGTTCGGTCTCAACCCGGATCAGGCACGTCCCGAAGATACCGACTGGACAGGGGCCGAGATCCGCAGTTGCTGCCGACTGGCGGGATTGCTGGATGTCTCTCTGCTCGATGCACGACAAAATGTGGTTCCAGTCGCCGTAACTGCTGCTGAGTCGGTAACACGTTTACGACAGTGGGCCAATGGTCGCTGCCTGGATGCCGATCGGCCTGGTATATTTCACTGGGAAAATCCCAGACCAAAATCCCGTCGAAGCCTCAAACACCTGGCATCGATCAACTGA
- a CDS encoding helix-turn-helix domain-containing protein, whose product MAKRADILKRFGERVRELRKKQGYSQENFAYACELDRTYMGGIERGQRNVALRNIERIADTLGISVAELMDGV is encoded by the coding sequence ATGGCAAAACGAGCAGACATTTTGAAGCGATTTGGAGAGCGGGTCCGGGAACTGCGAAAGAAACAGGGCTATTCCCAGGAGAATTTTGCCTATGCCTGTGAGCTGGACCGGACCTATATGGGTGGCATTGAACGCGGCCAAAGAAATGTCGCCCTGCGGAATATCGAACGCATTGCCGATACGCTGGGGATCAGTGTGGCGGAACTGATGGATGGCGTCTGA